A genomic window from Yarrowia lipolytica chromosome 1D, complete sequence includes:
- a CDS encoding uncharacterized protein (Truncated form of YALI0D14542g, similar to uniprot|P11792 Saccharomyces cerevisiae YHR205w SCH9 serine/threonine protein kinase involved in stress response and nutrient-sensing signaling pathway), whose product MNFGQIQEKTPHVGLEESTSSKAKLVAKIVAARNLQAAPNCRPYVVCTFGTSEFITETGDSDPNDVAMGNTTPMASNAGVNIMPKKPIMASGHTVGSINPTWKEETVFDVTARDASELVISVYDGANNDAFLGHVRISTILGPGKVLDAWYPLENRVEGEHVNGEVRVQAYYEDTVRTKMGPEDFEILRLIGKGTFGQVYQVRKKDTRRIYAMKVLSKKVVVQKKEIAHTIGERDILVRTSTTQSPFIVGLKFSFQTEADLYFVTDYMSGGELFWHLQREGRFSEQRAKFYIAELVIALEHLHDNNIVYRDLKPENILLDANGHIALCDFGLSKANVTQGDTTSTFCGTTEYLAPEVLLDESGYTKMVDFWSLGVLIFEMCCGWSPFHADDTQQMYKNIAFGKVKFPKDALSAEGRSFVKGLLNRNPENRLGAQDDARELRRHPFFHDIDWDQLIQKKIPPPFKPHVASETDTSNFDPEFTEASTSLFKSMKVGTPLSPRIQDNFVGFTFVGESSMDEHFKHRPTSRPVETVDEDMMESDNEDEDMGDEEMFSGRFEM is encoded by the coding sequence atgaaCTTTGGCCAGATCCAGGAAAAAACCCCGCACGTGGGGCTCGAAGAATCCACCTCGTCCAAGGCCAAACTGGTGGCGAAAATCGTCGCCGCCCGAAACCTGCAGGCCGCCCCCAACTGCAGACCCTACGTGGTGTGCACCTTCGGCACCTCCGAGTTCATCACCGAGACCGGCGACTCGGATCCTAACGACGTGGCCATGGGCAACACCACCCCTATGGCGTCCAACGCCGGCGTCAACATCATGCCCAAGAAGCCCATCATGGCGTCGGGACACACCGTCGGATCCATCAACCCCACATGGAAGGAAGAGACCGTGTTCGACGTGACCGCCCGTGACGCCTCGGAGCTCGTCATCTCCGTCTACGACGGCGCCAACAACGACGCCTTTCTGGGCCACGTGCGCATCTCGACGATCCTGGGCCCCGGCAAGGTGCTCGATGCGTGGTACCCGCTGGAAAACCGAGTCGAGGGCGAGCACGTCAATGGCGAGGTGCGAGTGCAGGCGTACTACGAAGACACGGTGCGAACGAAGATGGGCCCCGAGGACTTTGAGATTCTGCGGCTCATTGGCAAGGGCACCTTTGGCCAGGTCTATCAGGTGCGAAAGAAGGACACGCGCCGAATCTACGCCATGAAGGTGCTgtccaagaaggtggttgtgcagaagaaggagattgctCACACAATTGGCGAGCGAGACATTCTCGTGCGAACTTCTACTACCCAGTCACCCTTCATTGTCGGCCTCAAGTTTTCGTTCCAGACCGAGGCGGACCTGTACTTTGTTACCGATTACATGAGCGGAGGCGAACTGTTCTGGCACCTGCAGCGAGAGGGCCGATTCAGCGAGCAGCGAGCCAAGTTTTACATCGCCGAGCTCGTCATTGCGCTGGAACACCTGCacgacaacaacattgTGTACCGAGACCTCAAGCCCGAAAACATTCTGCTTGACGCCAACGGACACATTGCTCTGTGTGACTTTGGTCTGTCCAAGGCCAATGTGACCCAGGGAGACACCACGTCCACATTTTGCGGCACCACCGAGTACCTTGCCCCCGaggtgctgctggacgagtCCGGATACACCAAGATGGTCGACTTTTGGTCGCTGGGCGTGCTCATTTTCGAAATGTGCTGCGGCTGGTCGCCATTCCACGCCGATGACACCCAGCAGatgtacaagaacattgcTTTTGGCAAGGTCAAGTTCCCCAAGGATGCTTTGTCTGCCGAGGGCCGATCGTTCGTCAAGGGTCTGCTCAACAGAAACCCCGAAAACCGGCTGGGAGCCCAGGATGACGCTCGAGAGCTGCGGCGCCATCCCTTTTTCCACGATATCGACTGGGACCAGCtcatccagaagaagatcccTCCTCCGTTCAAGCCACACGTGGCGTCGGAGACTGACACTTCCAACTTTGACCCCGAGTTCACCGAGGCGTCGACCTCGTTGTTCAAGTCGATGAAGGTGGGCACCCCACTGTCGCCACGAATCCAGGACAATTTCGTGGGCTTCACCTTTGTTGGCGAGTCGTCCATGGATGAGCATTTCAAGCACCGGCCCACCTCTCGACCCGTGGAGACTGTAGATGAGGATATGATGGAGAGTGATaacgaggacgaggataTGGGCGATGAGGAGATGTTCAGCGGGCGGTTTGAGATGTAA